The following are encoded together in the Nocardioides okcheonensis genome:
- the clpB gene encoding ATP-dependent chaperone ClpB: protein MSTFGAEKFTTRSREVVEAAQLAATTGGNTHTEPIHLLVALLKQEDGATRSLVQKAGIDPTVLLAQAERVQQQLPRATGSTVQQPSGSASLTRVLASSLDLAGSMKDEFVATDHLLVAIATVESPAQKVLTDAGLSADGLREAITAVRGNRRVTSESAEASYESLEKFSVDLTKAAEDGRLDPVIGRDAEIRRVIQVLSRRTKNNPVLIGEPGVGKTAVVEGLAQRVVTGDVPDSLKGRRVLSLDLAAMVAGAKYRGEFEERLKAVLEEIKDAGGQVITFIDELHTVVGAGAGGDSAMDAGNMLKPMLARGELHMIGATTLDEYRERIEKDPALERRFQQVFVGEPSVEDTIQILRGIQEKYEAHHGVRITDAALVAAATLSDRYITGRQLPDKAIDLIDEAASRLRMEHESSPEEIDQLRRRVERLKMEEFALAKETDDASVERLEALRKDLADKGEELRGLETRWEREKDQLQGEGELRRQLDALKVEADKRLREGDLAGASEINYARIPALEKQIAEVEQAEAVDLEPLVGEEVGAEQIADVVEAWTGIPTGKMLQGETAKLLEMESVIGERLIGQRDAVAAVSDAVRRSRAGIADPNRPTGSFLFLGPTGTGKTELAKSLADFLFDDERAIVRIDMSEYGEKHSVSRLVGAPPGYVGYDEGGQLTEAVRRRPYSVVLLDEVEKAHPEVFDVLLQVLDDGRLTDGQGRTVDFRNTLLILTSNLGSTFLVDPLLEPEVKKESVMGVVRSHFKPEFLNRLDEVVMFDALSKDDLAHIVDLQLALLEKRLAVRRITISVTEAARSWLAETGFDPAYGARPLRRLIQSAIGDPLARLLIAGDVTDGGAVTVDVGEDGLALTV from the coding sequence TTGAGCACGTTCGGTGCCGAGAAGTTCACGACCCGCAGCCGCGAGGTCGTCGAGGCGGCGCAGCTCGCCGCGACCACGGGTGGCAACACCCACACCGAGCCGATCCACCTGCTCGTCGCCCTGCTCAAGCAGGAGGACGGCGCGACCCGGAGCCTGGTGCAGAAGGCGGGGATCGACCCGACCGTGCTGCTGGCCCAGGCCGAGCGCGTCCAGCAGCAGCTCCCGCGGGCGACCGGCTCCACCGTCCAGCAGCCCAGCGGTTCCGCGTCGCTCACCCGCGTGCTCGCCTCCTCGCTCGACCTCGCCGGGTCGATGAAGGACGAGTTCGTGGCGACCGACCACCTCCTCGTCGCGATCGCGACCGTCGAGTCCCCCGCCCAGAAGGTGCTCACCGACGCCGGCCTCTCCGCCGACGGGTTGCGCGAGGCGATCACCGCCGTCCGCGGCAACCGGCGCGTCACCAGCGAGAGCGCGGAGGCGTCGTACGAGTCGCTCGAGAAGTTCTCCGTCGACCTGACGAAGGCGGCCGAGGACGGGCGGCTCGACCCCGTCATCGGACGCGACGCGGAGATCCGCCGCGTCATCCAGGTGCTGTCGCGCCGCACCAAGAACAACCCCGTGCTCATCGGCGAGCCCGGCGTCGGCAAGACCGCGGTCGTGGAGGGCCTCGCCCAGCGCGTGGTCACCGGCGACGTGCCCGACTCGCTCAAGGGCCGGCGCGTGCTGTCGCTGGACCTCGCCGCGATGGTGGCCGGAGCGAAGTACCGCGGCGAGTTCGAGGAGCGGCTCAAGGCCGTGCTGGAGGAGATCAAGGACGCCGGCGGCCAGGTCATCACCTTCATCGACGAGCTGCACACGGTCGTCGGGGCGGGGGCCGGCGGCGACTCCGCGATGGACGCCGGCAACATGCTCAAGCCGATGCTGGCGCGCGGCGAGCTGCACATGATCGGCGCGACCACGCTCGACGAGTACCGCGAGCGGATCGAGAAGGACCCCGCGCTCGAGCGCCGCTTCCAGCAGGTCTTCGTCGGCGAGCCGAGCGTCGAGGACACCATCCAGATCCTGCGCGGCATCCAGGAGAAGTACGAGGCCCACCACGGCGTCCGGATCACCGACGCCGCGCTGGTGGCGGCCGCCACCTTGTCCGACCGCTACATCACCGGCCGCCAGCTGCCCGACAAGGCCATCGACCTGATCGACGAGGCCGCGTCCCGCCTGCGGATGGAGCACGAGTCCTCTCCGGAGGAGATCGACCAGCTCCGTCGCCGCGTCGAGCGGCTCAAGATGGAGGAGTTCGCGCTGGCCAAGGAGACCGACGACGCGTCGGTCGAGCGGCTCGAGGCGCTGCGCAAGGACCTCGCCGACAAGGGGGAGGAGCTCCGCGGCCTCGAGACCCGCTGGGAGCGGGAGAAGGACCAGCTCCAGGGCGAGGGCGAGCTGCGCCGCCAGCTCGACGCGCTCAAGGTCGAGGCCGACAAGCGGCTGCGCGAGGGCGACCTGGCCGGCGCGTCGGAGATCAACTACGCCAGGATCCCCGCGCTCGAGAAGCAGATCGCGGAGGTCGAGCAGGCCGAGGCCGTCGACCTCGAGCCGCTGGTCGGCGAGGAGGTCGGCGCCGAGCAGATCGCCGACGTCGTCGAGGCATGGACCGGCATCCCCACCGGCAAGATGCTCCAGGGGGAGACCGCCAAGCTGCTCGAGATGGAGTCCGTCATCGGCGAGCGGCTGATCGGCCAGCGCGACGCGGTCGCCGCGGTCAGCGACGCCGTACGCCGCTCGCGCGCCGGCATCGCCGACCCGAACCGGCCCACCGGCTCGTTCCTCTTCCTCGGCCCCACCGGCACCGGCAAGACCGAGCTCGCCAAGTCGCTCGCGGACTTCCTGTTCGACGACGAGCGCGCGATCGTGCGCATCGACATGAGCGAGTACGGCGAGAAGCACTCCGTCTCGCGGCTGGTCGGCGCCCCTCCCGGCTACGTCGGCTACGACGAGGGCGGCCAGCTCACCGAGGCCGTCCGCCGCCGCCCCTACAGCGTCGTGCTGCTCGACGAGGTGGAGAAGGCGCACCCCGAGGTCTTCGACGTCCTGCTGCAGGTCCTCGACGACGGCCGGCTGACCGACGGCCAGGGCCGTACGGTCGACTTCCGCAACACCCTGCTGATCCTCACCTCCAACCTCGGCTCGACCTTCCTGGTCGACCCGCTGCTGGAGCCGGAGGTGAAGAAGGAGTCCGTGATGGGGGTCGTGCGCTCGCACTTCAAGCCCGAGTTCCTCAACCGGCTCGACGAGGTCGTCATGTTCGACGCGCTGTCGAAGGACGACCTGGCCCACATCGTCGACCTCCAGCTCGCGCTGCTCGAGAAGCGGCTGGCGGTGCGGCGGATCACCATCTCGGTGACCGAGGCGGCGCGGTCCTGGCTGGCCGAGACCGGCTTCGACCCGGCCTACGGTGCGCGCCCCCTGCGCCGGCTGATCCAGTCGGCCATCGGCGACCCGCTGGCGCGGCTGCTGATCGCCGGTGACGTCACCGACGGCGGCGCGGTCACGGTGGACGTGGGCGAGGACGGGCTGGCGCTGACGGTCTGA
- a CDS encoding sensor histidine kinase codes for MTAVLAAAVLLGVVTTVAGWMVWQAGRSRASACCLVLGGVAVLLGCAAVLLDLDGAAPPVFRLAAFLLLPLAVLAYPRLSWREPVSFVLLVTVGAAGVLSVVWDRAADPMAYVLVVSLLLHAWWAYEQGDAEDRRALAWCSLAWIGVGVVVAAAGLLAESAGAGSFAALGVVFLVLVVVGPVAMVVGVVRPDLVDVRGLVTRAVVAASVVVVNLSVALGLTSTAEALQGEPLAVTPVVVLCALLAFGVRPLQVLLRGVVDRLLFGDRPDPLAAATSLADRIGDDPTLALAAVREALVLPYASIRSGGAELASSGTEVTHTRVLPLRLGADEVGEVVVGLRAGDLALSAADEDVLRIVAPLLAQTLRAQQMTHDLQRSREAVVSAVEEERRRLRRDLHDGLGPTLSGVAFATDAARNQVRSDPDRAEELLTQLRATTADAITEIRRLVEGLRPPALDELGLEGAIRQHAATLHSASGVPLPVTVDVPAPLPRLSAATEVAAYRIVVEALTNVVRHAAASRAAVSIRVDAGRLTLDVRDDGPSAAGWVPGVGLASMRERSAQVGGTLTAGATAHGGAVEASIPLGDGGAERPT; via the coding sequence GTGACGGCGGTGCTCGCTGCCGCCGTGCTCCTCGGGGTCGTGACGACGGTCGCCGGCTGGATGGTCTGGCAGGCGGGGCGCTCGCGCGCCTCCGCCTGCTGCCTCGTGCTCGGTGGCGTCGCGGTCCTGCTCGGCTGCGCGGCGGTCCTCCTCGACCTCGACGGTGCTGCGCCGCCGGTCTTCCGGCTCGCTGCCTTCCTCCTGCTGCCGCTGGCCGTGCTGGCCTACCCCCGCCTCTCGTGGCGAGAGCCCGTGTCGTTCGTGCTGCTCGTCACGGTGGGGGCGGCCGGCGTCCTCAGCGTGGTGTGGGACCGGGCGGCCGACCCGATGGCGTACGTGCTCGTCGTCTCGCTGCTGCTGCACGCCTGGTGGGCCTACGAGCAGGGCGACGCCGAGGACCGGCGGGCGCTGGCATGGTGCTCGCTGGCCTGGATCGGCGTCGGCGTGGTGGTCGCGGCCGCGGGGCTGCTCGCCGAGTCGGCCGGTGCCGGGAGCTTCGCAGCGCTCGGCGTGGTCTTCCTGGTGCTCGTGGTGGTGGGGCCGGTCGCGATGGTGGTCGGGGTGGTGCGACCGGACCTCGTCGACGTCCGCGGCCTGGTCACGCGGGCGGTGGTCGCCGCCAGCGTGGTCGTGGTGAACCTGTCCGTGGCGCTCGGCCTCACCTCGACCGCGGAGGCGCTGCAGGGCGAGCCGCTCGCCGTGACGCCCGTCGTGGTGCTGTGCGCCCTGCTGGCCTTCGGGGTGCGGCCTCTGCAGGTGCTGCTGCGCGGGGTGGTCGACCGGCTCCTCTTCGGCGACCGGCCCGACCCGCTGGCCGCGGCGACCTCGCTCGCGGACCGGATCGGCGACGACCCGACGCTCGCGCTCGCTGCCGTGCGGGAGGCGCTCGTGCTGCCGTACGCCAGCATCCGCTCGGGCGGCGCCGAGCTCGCGTCGTCGGGCACCGAGGTGACCCACACGCGGGTGCTGCCGCTGCGCCTCGGCGCCGACGAGGTGGGCGAGGTCGTCGTCGGCCTGCGCGCCGGCGACCTGGCGCTGTCGGCCGCCGACGAGGACGTGCTGCGGATCGTCGCCCCGCTGCTGGCCCAGACGCTGCGGGCGCAGCAGATGACCCACGACCTCCAGCGCTCGCGGGAGGCGGTCGTGTCGGCGGTCGAGGAGGAGCGCCGCCGGCTGCGGCGCGACCTGCACGACGGCCTCGGCCCGACGCTCAGCGGTGTCGCGTTCGCGACCGACGCCGCGCGCAACCAGGTGCGCTCCGACCCGGACCGCGCCGAGGAGCTGCTCACCCAGCTGCGCGCGACGACCGCGGACGCGATCACCGAGATCCGGCGCCTGGTCGAGGGACTGCGCCCGCCGGCGCTCGACGAGCTCGGGCTCGAGGGGGCGATCCGGCAGCACGCCGCGACGCTCCACTCGGCCTCGGGCGTGCCGCTGCCGGTGACCGTCGACGTGCCGGCGCCGCTCCCGAGGCTGTCCGCGGCGACCGAGGTCGCGGCCTACCGGATCGTGGTCGAGGCGCTGACCAACGTCGTGCGCCACGCGGCCGCGTCCCGTGCCGCGGTGTCGATCCGCGTCGATGCCGGACGCCTGACGCTGGACGTGCGGGACGACGGCCCGTCGGCGGCAGGGTGGGTGCCCGGGGTGGGGCTGGCGTCGATGCGCGAACGCTCGGCGCAGGTCGGTGGGACGCTGACCGCGGGGGCGACGGCGCACGGCGGGGCGGTCGAGGCGTCGATCCCGCTGGGCGACGGTGGAGCGGAGCGACCGACCTAG
- a CDS encoding response regulator: protein MDPIRVVLVDDHPVVLGGLRALLDSLPDFEVVGEAVDGEAGVREVVLTRPDVVLMDIRMPGIDGLEATRRIREAAEGVAVLVLTMFDDDDTVFGAMRAGAQGYLLKGASQAEIDRAIRAVVAGEAIFSPGVAQRVLGYFAAPPPVAEPFPELTARERQVLDLMAAGERNQAIADRLFLSPKTVANHISSIFVKLAVADRSAAIVRARREGLGGS, encoded by the coding sequence ATGGACCCGATCCGCGTCGTGCTGGTCGACGACCACCCGGTCGTGCTGGGCGGCCTGCGCGCGCTGCTGGACTCGCTGCCCGACTTCGAGGTCGTGGGCGAGGCCGTCGACGGGGAGGCGGGGGTGCGGGAGGTGGTGCTGACCCGCCCGGACGTGGTGCTGATGGACATCCGGATGCCCGGCATCGACGGGCTGGAGGCGACGCGTCGGATCCGTGAGGCGGCCGAGGGCGTCGCGGTGCTGGTGCTGACGATGTTCGACGACGACGACACCGTCTTCGGGGCGATGCGTGCCGGCGCCCAGGGCTACCTCCTCAAGGGCGCGTCCCAGGCCGAGATCGACCGGGCGATCCGCGCCGTCGTCGCCGGGGAGGCGATCTTCAGCCCCGGCGTCGCGCAGCGCGTCCTCGGCTACTTCGCGGCGCCGCCGCCGGTCGCGGAGCCCTTCCCCGAGCTGACCGCGCGCGAGCGGCAGGTCCTCGACCTGATGGCCGCCGGCGAGCGCAACCAGGCGATCGCCGACCGGCTCTTCCTCTCCCCGAAGACGGTCGCCAACCACATCTCGTCGATCTTCGTGAAGCTCGCGGTCGCCGACCGTTCCGCCGCGATCGTCCGGGCGAGGCGGGAAGGGCTGGGTGGGTCGTGA
- a CDS encoding Fe-S cluster assembly protein HesB: MLALTENVTEIVKQLTQEVPEISALRIAAEPDGQGLSVSPADQAVADDQVIEQDGATVFVDQTASALLDDKVLDGTVDAEGNIQFALGQQA; encoded by the coding sequence ATGCTTGCTCTCACCGAGAACGTGACCGAGATCGTCAAGCAGCTGACCCAGGAGGTGCCGGAGATCTCGGCGCTCCGGATCGCCGCCGAGCCCGACGGGCAGGGACTCTCCGTCTCGCCCGCCGACCAGGCCGTCGCCGACGACCAGGTCATCGAGCAGGACGGCGCGACCGTCTTCGTCGACCAGACGGCGTCCGCGCTGCTGGACGACAAGGTGCTCGACGGCACCGTCGACGCGGAGGGCAACATCCAGTTCGCCCTCGGCCAGCAGGCCTGA
- a CDS encoding general stress protein, protein MSTPGLNPASPLKLQFPQSLAVYDDYAKAQKSVDFLADADFPVDQVMIVGTDLKRIERITGRLTWSKVAVGGILSGLWLGVFIGLVFVLFTNEALLAVLLSTALMGASFGLVWALIGYAFTRGQRDFSSVTQVVATRYEVLVENKHVAQARELLAGLPGALPDPFA, encoded by the coding sequence ATGTCGACCCCGGGCCTGAACCCCGCCTCCCCGCTCAAGCTGCAGTTCCCGCAGTCGCTGGCGGTCTACGACGACTACGCCAAGGCGCAGAAGAGCGTCGACTTCCTCGCGGACGCGGACTTCCCCGTCGACCAGGTGATGATCGTCGGCACCGACCTCAAGCGGATCGAGCGGATCACGGGCCGGCTGACCTGGTCGAAGGTCGCGGTCGGCGGGATCCTGTCGGGCCTGTGGCTCGGCGTCTTCATCGGCCTGGTCTTCGTGCTGTTCACCAACGAGGCGCTGCTGGCGGTGCTGCTGAGCACCGCCCTCATGGGTGCGTCCTTCGGCCTGGTGTGGGCGCTCATCGGCTACGCCTTCACCCGCGGCCAGCGCGACTTCTCCTCGGTCACCCAGGTGGTGGCCACCCGGTACGAGGTGCTGGTGGAGAACAAGCACGTCGCGCAGGCGCGCGAGCTCCTGGCCGGCCTCCCGGGCGCGCTGCCCGACCCGTTCGCCTGA
- a CDS encoding pentapeptide repeat-containing protein: protein MARAGQPRRDGGHLVGDAPAPRGPRPPGGGRPTLPRRGRRPGGHRGRGAHRGRAGRPPHLRPRRAPPARRAPCSAPPAPACGGDPRRRRPHPRRPRRPRPARRPAGLVVPRALPIAADLRDADLRLADVLGADLRDADVRGADLSTALFLTQPQLNAARGDGRTQLPDHLTRPRHWRA from the coding sequence GTGGCGCGAGCAGGACAACCTCGGCGAGATGGCGGCCACCTTGTCGGTGATGCGCCAGCTCCACGAGGTCCTCGTCCACCTGGCGGAGGTCGCCCGACGCTCCCCCGACGCGGACGCCGCCCGGGCGGCCACCGAGGTCGAGGCGCTCACCGCGGCCGCGCCGGTCGACCTCCTCACCTTCGACCTCGACGGGCTCCACCTGCGCGTCGCGCGCCCTGCTCGGCGCCGCCAGCGCCCGCCTGCGGAGGGGATCCCCGGCGCCGCCGACCGCACCCACGCCGACCTCGCCGGCCGCGACCTGCGCGGCGACCGGCGGGGCTGGTCGTTCCGCGGGCGCTGCCGATCGCGGCCGATCTGCGCGACGCCGACCTCCGGCTCGCCGACGTCCTCGGCGCCGACCTGCGCGACGCCGACGTCCGCGGCGCCGACCTGTCCACCGCACTGTTCCTCACCCAGCCCCAGCTCAACGCCGCCCGCGGCGACGGCCGTACGCAGCTCCCGGACCACCTCACCCGCCCGCGCCACTGGCGGGCGTGA
- a CDS encoding aldo/keto reductase yields MTVPSIKLNDGTTIPQLGFGVFQIDPADTVEAVTTALEVGYRHIDTAEMYGNEKEVGEALRSSGIAREEVYVTSKLNNGFHRPEDAERAFEKTLSDLGLDKIDLFLVHWPLPTRYDGDFVSTWRTMASFVEDGRAASVGVSNFQPAHLQRIVDETGVVPVINQVEVHPYFTNEEVRAANAEHGIATEAWSPIAQGGVLDDPVISEIAEAKGKSTAQVTLRWHIERGDIVFPKSVTRSRVEDNFDLFDFSLTDDEVARISALDKGEAGRTGPNPDTFDYIPD; encoded by the coding sequence ATGACCGTTCCCAGCATCAAGCTCAACGACGGCACGACGATCCCGCAGCTCGGCTTCGGCGTGTTCCAGATCGACCCCGCCGACACCGTCGAGGCCGTGACCACGGCCCTCGAGGTCGGCTACCGCCACATCGACACCGCGGAGATGTACGGTAACGAGAAGGAGGTCGGCGAGGCGCTGCGCTCCTCCGGGATCGCGCGCGAGGAGGTCTACGTGACCTCCAAGCTCAACAACGGCTTCCACCGCCCCGAGGACGCCGAGCGCGCGTTCGAGAAGACGCTCTCCGACCTCGGCCTGGACAAGATCGACCTGTTCCTCGTCCACTGGCCGCTGCCCACCCGCTACGACGGCGACTTCGTCTCCACCTGGCGCACCATGGCCTCCTTCGTCGAGGACGGCCGCGCCGCGTCGGTCGGCGTCTCCAACTTCCAGCCCGCCCACCTGCAGCGGATCGTCGACGAGACCGGCGTCGTGCCGGTGATCAACCAGGTCGAGGTGCACCCCTACTTCACCAACGAGGAGGTGCGCGCGGCCAACGCCGAGCACGGCATCGCCACCGAGGCGTGGTCGCCGATCGCGCAGGGCGGCGTCCTCGACGACCCGGTGATCTCCGAGATCGCCGAGGCCAAGGGCAAGTCGACCGCGCAGGTCACCCTGCGCTGGCACATCGAGCGCGGCGACATCGTCTTCCCGAAGTCGGTCACCCGCAGCCGCGTGGAGGACAACTTCGACCTCTTCGACTTCTCCCTCACCGACGACGAGGTCGCCCGGATCTCCGCTCTCGACAAGGGCGAGGCCGGCCGCACCGGCCCGAACCCCGACACGTTCGACTACATCCCCGACTGA
- a CDS encoding lysophospholipid acyltransferase family protein — MDTSTWQRPGLRAALLYAFAAGLLGTVVSAVSRLELTRRAVPQRDLPDGPLIVVANHTSFADGILLALVGRRLGRSLRLMATGGVFRSGLVGPVVRRLGFIPVQRGTAAAAGALDAAADALAAGEAVGLFPEGRITRDPQRWPERSRTGAVRLALRTGAPLVPVAMVGAERVVDRTGIVTRLLRNTVLRPRVTVAVGEPVDVRRLAGLNDDRAGDQPVDDATVRRVADEVMALLVAQVAELRGEAAPHPTGVPEEALSA, encoded by the coding sequence ATGGACACCAGCACCTGGCAGCGGCCCGGTCTCCGCGCCGCACTCCTGTACGCCTTCGCCGCCGGTCTGCTCGGCACCGTCGTCTCCGCGGTCAGCCGCCTCGAGCTCACCCGCCGCGCCGTCCCCCAGCGCGACCTGCCGGACGGCCCGCTCATCGTGGTCGCCAACCACACCAGCTTCGCCGACGGCATCCTGCTCGCCCTCGTGGGCCGTCGGCTCGGCCGCTCGCTGAGGCTGATGGCCACCGGCGGCGTCTTCCGCTCCGGCCTCGTCGGACCGGTCGTGCGCCGGCTCGGCTTCATCCCCGTCCAGCGCGGCACCGCTGCCGCCGCCGGCGCGCTGGACGCCGCGGCCGACGCGCTCGCCGCGGGCGAGGCCGTCGGGCTGTTCCCCGAGGGCCGGATCACCCGCGACCCGCAGCGCTGGCCCGAGCGGTCCAGGACCGGCGCCGTGCGCCTCGCGCTGCGGACCGGCGCCCCGCTCGTCCCGGTCGCGATGGTCGGGGCGGAGCGGGTCGTCGACCGCACCGGCATCGTCACCCGGCTGCTGCGCAACACCGTCCTGCGACCGCGGGTCACGGTCGCCGTCGGCGAGCCCGTCGACGTACGCCGCCTGGCCGGCCTGAACGACGACCGGGCAGGCGACCAGCCCGTCGACGACGCGACGGTGCGTCGGGTCGCAGACGAGGTGATGGCGCTGCTGGTGGCGCAGGTCGCCGAGCTGCGCGGAGAGGCCGCGCCCCACCCGACCGGTGTGCCGGAGGAGGCGCTCAGCGCCTGA
- a CDS encoding reverse transcriptase family protein encodes MSPDLARALAAAFLGGEWTEPGLVASGAGLLGRRPAWLRPLARQTLALYPRPPLDRPRELATNVASRPAAARAGAAAPLAQPVAQTRMVANRWRLPELDTLADLAGFLGLTATELDWFSDPRRLARDASAVPLQHYRISHRPAPSGAIRVLEAPKPRLKALQRRLLRELAGRIPPHDAARGFRPGGSVRSYAAPHAGRSVVLRLDLEAFFASVTVSRVYGIWRSAGYPEPVAHALAGLVTTVLPRAAWRSVPRPADDSLLDAHWRLGRRLAAPHLPQGAPTSPAMANLAAFGLDVRLTALARSWGGRYTRYADDLAFSGERGWGTGTSRLLDAVEVVVRDEGFRLNPRKTGVMPRAGRQRLAGLVVNDAPRVAREEVDLLRAILHNCARFGPSTQNRAGVVAFEDHLRGRIVWVAQHDPVRGARLLEAHRAVDWSR; translated from the coding sequence GTGAGTCCCGACCTCGCGCGCGCCCTCGCGGCCGCCTTCCTGGGCGGGGAGTGGACCGAGCCGGGGCTGGTGGCGAGCGGTGCCGGCCTGCTGGGACGACGCCCCGCGTGGCTGCGCCCGCTGGCGCGCCAGACCCTCGCGCTCTACCCCCGCCCGCCGCTCGACCGGCCCCGTGAGCTGGCGACCAACGTCGCGTCGCGCCCCGCCGCCGCCCGCGCCGGGGCGGCCGCGCCTCTGGCCCAGCCGGTCGCGCAGACCCGGATGGTGGCGAACCGCTGGCGGCTGCCGGAGCTCGACACCCTCGCCGACCTCGCCGGCTTCCTCGGCCTGACCGCGACCGAGCTCGACTGGTTCTCCGACCCCCGCAGGCTCGCCCGCGACGCGTCCGCCGTGCCCCTGCAGCACTACCGGATCAGCCACCGCCCGGCTCCCAGCGGCGCGATCCGGGTCCTCGAGGCGCCGAAGCCGCGCCTCAAGGCCCTCCAGCGTCGGCTGCTGCGCGAGCTGGCCGGCCGGATCCCACCCCACGACGCGGCCCGCGGCTTCCGCCCCGGCGGGTCCGTGCGGTCGTACGCCGCGCCCCACGCCGGACGCAGCGTGGTCCTGCGCCTGGACCTCGAGGCGTTCTTCGCGAGCGTGACGGTCTCGCGGGTCTACGGCATCTGGCGCTCCGCCGGCTATCCCGAGCCCGTCGCGCACGCCCTGGCCGGGCTGGTGACCACCGTGCTGCCGCGCGCGGCCTGGCGGTCGGTCCCGCGGCCCGCCGACGACTCGCTGCTCGACGCCCACTGGCGGCTCGGCCGGAGGCTCGCGGCCCCCCACCTGCCCCAGGGAGCCCCGACGTCGCCGGCGATGGCCAACCTCGCGGCGTTCGGCCTCGACGTACGGCTCACGGCGCTGGCGCGCTCGTGGGGTGGCCGCTACACCCGCTACGCCGACGACCTGGCCTTCTCGGGAGAGCGGGGCTGGGGCACGGGGACGTCGCGGCTGCTCGACGCGGTCGAGGTGGTCGTGCGCGACGAGGGCTTCCGGCTCAACCCGCGCAAGACCGGCGTCATGCCCCGGGCCGGGCGCCAGCGGCTCGCCGGGCTCGTGGTCAACGACGCGCCGCGCGTCGCCCGGGAGGAGGTCGACCTGCTGCGCGCGATCCTGCACAACTGCGCCCGCTTCGGCCCGAGCACGCAGAACCGCGCGGGCGTGGTCGCCTTCGAGGACCACCTCCGCGGCCGGATCGTGTGGGTCGCCCAGCACGACCCGGTGCGCGGCGCCCGGCTGCTGGAGGCCCACCGCGCGGTCGACTGGAGCCGGTGA